A single region of the Capra hircus breed San Clemente chromosome 14, ASM170441v1, whole genome shotgun sequence genome encodes:
- the ZNF696 gene encoding zinc finger protein 696 produces the protein MDKSTAYQASCCAASAAEHGAQSAELMPQQAALKEGGHGEATPGLLQGPSWTLGLPDPCGKEEAAERPRGSPRGHEVHEDRVSRSEVTLNTALAVDGRGPWKGRPYRCSTCDRSFKCYSDVVKHQSIHSGEKPYECSDCGKAFIHSSHVVRHQRIHNGEKPYICKECGKAFSQSFNLIRHQRIHTGEKPYECAECGKSFSQRSDAMKHQRIHTGERLYECSECGKTFIHSSNVIRHQRIHHRENPYECKECGKAFSQSSNLIQHQRVHTGEKPYACQECGRAFSRSSFLSEHRRIHTGEKPYECGECGRSFRALSGFFRHQRIHTGEKPFRCAQCGRAFRLSFHLIQHQRVHGTE, from the exons ATGGACAAAAGCACAG CTTACCAGGCTTCCTGCTGTGCAGCTTCAGCAGCTGAGCACGGGGCTCAGAGTGCAGAGCTGATGCCTCAGCAGGCAGCCCTGAAAGAAGGGGGCCATGGAGAGGCCACACCAGGACTGTTACAGGGTCCTTCCTGGACACTGGGGCTTCCAGACCCTTGTGGGAAGGAGGAAGCTGCAGAGAGACCCAGAGGTTCCCCTCGGGGACATGAGGTTCATGAGGACAGAGTGTCCAGGTCAGAGGTCACCCTGAACACAGCGTTGGCAGTAGATGGGAGAGGCCCCTGGAAAGGGCGGCCTTACCGATGCAGCACCTGTGACAGGAGCTTCAAATGCTATTCAGACGTGGTGAAGCACCAGAGCATTCACTCTGGGGAGAAGCCCTACGAGTGTAGTGACTGCGGGAAAGCCTTCATCCACAGCTCCCATGTCGTCAGGCACCAGCGCATTCACAATGGGGAGAAGCCTTACATCTGTAAggagtgtgggaaagccttcagccAGAGCTTCAACCTCATCAGACACCAGAGGATCCACACAGGAGAGAAGCCGTATGAATGTGCTGAGTGCGGCAAGTCCTTCAGTCAGAGGTCAGACGCTATGAAGCACCAGAGGATTCACACAGGGGAGCGGCTCTACGAGTGCAGCGAGTGTGGGAAAACCTTCATCCACAGCTCAAACGTCATCCGGCACCAAAGGATTCACCACAGAGAGAACCCCTACGAATGCAAagagtgtgggaaagccttcagccAGAGCTCCAACCTCATTCAGCACCAGCGAGTccacacaggggagaagccctatgCCTGCCAGGAGTGCGGGCGCGCCTTCAGCCGCAGCTCCTTCCTTAGTGAGCACCGGCGCATCCACACTGGGGAGAAGCCCTATGAGTGCGGCGAGTGCGGCCGCTCCTTCAGGGCCCTGTCAGGCTTCTTCCGGCACCAGAGGATccacacaggggagaagccctTCCGCTGTGCGCAGTGCGGCAGGGCCTTCCGCCTGAGCTTTCACCTTATCCAGCACCAACGGGTTCATGGCACAGAGTGA
- the TOP1MT gene encoding LOW QUALITY PROTEIN: DNA topoisomerase I, mitochondrial (The sequence of the model RefSeq protein was modified relative to this genomic sequence to represent the inferred CDS: inserted 3 bases in 2 codons; substituted 1 base at 1 genomic stop codon) has translation MALGALRMSSENGDLQSTASGQDEKVLWPRTLGEGDAERVDTSRGKDGAKVESKWKENKRRKLEEKRQKGLEKRGAGGGRRPRGEKARGWPQQQGGAAGGQRRHGRHALPGRRADGGQRAVPCGDAGRYRQWGRVGGEQAAAGPPWGGAARGWRGRVRILRLSATVWGRRGRRDGLNSGPVRSVRRLSRELRVEEEGGDKGPRGGCISLTGPAVGPGRRPAEEESLPAPGRPVLGPSGSWRAECVPTSPRPSAQQRGSAAEPVRAGAQRRVHVVLSFPEGDLRPQVQRVMFPDVPGGAAPLLTLAPQGGPFGGFFLRSALQQRRLQEEAAAFYGKVLQHEYTTKEVFPDNFFSDWRKEMTAEERQVVKHLDRCDFTETHRHSVDKTASQKALSRGEKQKLKEEKEKLQQEFGYCILDGHREKIGSFKTEXPWSVRGWGDHPKMERLKRRVLPEDVVINCSRDSAVPEPLAGPQWKEAGCVRTVMRLAAWTENVQNLIKYVTLNPGSKLKGERDWGKYKVAQHLKGVVGEIRSQYRTAWTSLEMRTRQCAVPLNFIDKVRVVPSLPWTSHAGNGEEGSGHGGCCSLRVEHFQLHPEASGSPDLVNGSGGWNRAVSGECRFLAAMPLCTASPNRHLQDPRDGLTARVFRTYNASVMLXGQLQALPRAEDSIAAKLLSYNRANRXCAFLCSHQCTTPKTFDKSVQMLQSQIEAKEQQVAEAKTELQEAWADHTSRGDSRSPLFLEKRGQLLEKLEEQLLRVSMQATDEEESKQVALGTSNLNYLDPRVGVTWCCKKFEVPVEKVYKTQREKFTWALDMAGEDFEF, from the exons ATGGCCCTTGGTGCTCTCCGGATGTCCTCTGAAAACGGGGATCTGCAGAGCACGGCCAGCGGCCAGGATGAGAAGGTCCTGTGGCCGCGCACCCTGGGAGAGGGAGACGCGGAGCGAGTGGACACAAGCCGGGGAAAGGATGGGGCGAAAGTGGAAAGCaaatggaaggaaaataaaaggagaaaattggaagagaaaaggcagaaaggGCTTGAGAAACGAGGAGCCGGGGGAGGGAGGCGGCCGCGGGGAGAGAAGGCGCGCGGGTGGCCGCAGCAGCAGGGCGGGGCCGCGGGCGGGCAACGGAGACACGGACGCCACGCGCTGCCGGGCAGACGCGCGGATGGGGGCCAGAGGGCTGTCCCCTGCGGGGACGCTGGCCGATACCGACAGTGGGGTAGAGTTGGTGGGGAGCAAGCGGCTGCCGG GCCGCCGTGGGGAGGAGCTGCGCGCGGGTGGCGGGGCCGCGTGCGCATCCTGCGGCTGTCGGCCACTGTCTGGGGACGGAGGGGTCGGCGGGACGGCTTGAATTCAGGGCCTGTCCGCAGCGTAAGGAGGCTGTCCCGAGAGCTCAGGGTGGAGGAGGAAGGCGGGGACAAGGGACCGCGTGGGGGCTGTATTTCCCTGACTGGGCCCGCCGTGGGGCCGGGAAGACGCCCCGCGGAGGAAGAAAGCCTCCCAGCGCCAGGCCGCCCTGTGCTCGGCCCGAGCGGCTCCTGGAGAGCAGAGTGCGTCCCGACGTCCCCCAGGCCTTCAGCCCAGCAGAGAGGGTCCGCCGCCGAGCCGGTGAG GGCGGGAGCGCAGCGGAGGGTGCACGTGGTCCTGAGTTTCCCCGAAGGTGATCTTAGGCCGCAGGTGCAGCGCGTGATGTTTCCGGACGTGCCTGGGGGTGCAGCCCCCCTTCTCACCCTTGCTCCCCAGGGGGGCCCCTTTGGCGGTTTCTTCCTCCGTTCCGCTTTG CAGCAGAGGAGGTTGCAAGAGGAGGCTGCTGCGTTTTATGGGAAAGTGTTGCAGCATGAATATACAACAAAAGAAGTCTTCCCAGACAACTTCTTCAGTGACTGGCGGAAG GAAATGACAGCAGAAGAGAGGCAGGTCGTCAAGCACCTGGACAGGTGTGACTTCACGGAGACCCACAGACACTCTGTGGACAAGACTGCTTCCCAGAAGGCTCTGTCCAGGGGGGAGAAGCAG AAGctcaaagaagagaaggaaaaacttcAGCAAGAGTTTGGCTACTGTATCTTAGATGGGCACCGCGAGAAGATTGGCAGTTTCAAGACTGA CCCCTGGTCAGTCCGAGGCTGGGGCGACCACCCCAAGATGGAGAGGCTGAAGAGGAGGGTCCTGCCGGAGGACGTGGTCATCAACTGcagcag GGACTCTGCAGTACCCGAGCCCCTAGCCGGCCCCCAGTGGAAGGAGGCCGGGTGTGTCCGCACAGTCATGAGGTTGGCGGCATGGACGGAGAACGTGCAGAACCTCATCAAGTACGTCACGCTGAACCCTGGCTCCAAGCTGAAG GGGGAGAGAGACTGGGGGAAGTACAAGGTGGCTCAGCACTTGAAAGGGGTTGTGGGCGAGATCCGTTCCCAGTACCGGACCGCCTGGACGTCTCTAGAGATGAGGACAAGACAGTGCGCTGTGCCCCTTAACTTCATCGACAAGGTGCGGGTGGTCCCGAGCCTCCCCTGGACTTCTCATG CTGGGAACGGGGAGGAGGGCAGCGGACATGGTGGCTGCTGCTCCCTCCGCGTGGAGCATTTCCAGCTGCACCCAGAGGCCAGCGGCTCTCCTGACCTCGTAAACGGGTCTGGAGGCTGGAATCGGGCTGTGAGCGGCGAATGCCGCTTCCTGGCGGCCATGCCTTTGTGC ACTGCCAGCCCGAACAGGCACCTGCAGGACCCGAGGGATGGCCTGACGGCCAGGGTGTTCCGGACCTACAACGCCAGTGTCATGCTGTAGGGGCAGCTGCAAGCACTGCCCCGAG CTGAAGACAGCATAGCTGCCAAACTTCTGTCTTACAACCGAGCAAACC GGTGTGCCTTTCTCTGCAGCCATCAGTGCACAACGCCCAAGACCTTTGACAAGTCAGTGCAGATGCTTCAGTCCCAG ATAGAGGCGAAGGAGCAGCAGGTGGCCGAGGCCAAGACAgaactgcaggaggcatgggctgACCACACATCCCGAGGGGACAGCAGGTCCCCCCT CTTCCTGGAGAAGAGGGGGCAGCTGCTGGAGAAGCTGGAGGAGCAGCTGCTGAGAGTGAGCATGCAGGCCACAGACGAGGAGGAGAGTAAGCAGGTGGCCCTGGGCACCTCCAACCTCAACTACCTAGACCCCCGGGTCGGTGTCACCTGGTGC TGTAAGAAGTTTGAGGTGCCTGTGGAGAAGGTCTACAAGACCCAGAGGGAGAAATTCACCTGGGCGCTTGACATGGCGGGCGAAGACTTTGAGTTCTAA